TCCAGCTTGGTTTCCAATAATTGTGTTGTAATTTCCTTCTTGGTTAAAAAAATTAGACTGAAAACCAATTACTACATTTCCAGATCCTGTTGTATTGCTATACAATGCTCCATGTCCAATTGCAGTATTAAAGTTCCCAGTTGTGTTTGATATAAGCGTATTTAGACCAATACCATTGTTATTATTTCCTTGAATGTTAAAGTTACCGTTAACATGAAAATTACCATTAATTTTTACTAGTTCACTGCCATCTGTAAAATCACCCCAAATAAGTGGAGAAGATGAATTTGTATTTTCTATAAATAATTTATTGTCGCTCGTTTCATTTGCACCTGCTTCTGCGCCAATAAAAACATTTCCGGAATAATCACTTCCTAGAGTACCTTCTCCAGCTCTCCAACCAATCATTGTGTTTTTTACACCATTCACATTGTAATAATTAGCTCTTGAACCTACAATTGTATTATAAAGTCCATTTACACCAAGTTTTGAAGCCTGGTGTCCAATTGCAATATTTTGGTTTTGAGTATTTGATTGCAATGCTTCATACCCAATTGCCACATTCCATTTTCCATCATAAATAGTTTGAAGTGCATCCTTACCTATTCCTATATTAAATAGAATTGAATCAGGCCCTTCATTATTTCCAGTGCCATTTCCTAAAAATAAACTTCTTGATATTGGACTATAATATGCATCAGATAACTCATTAATAGAAGTTGCCCCACTTCCGCCGCCAAGAGACAAGCCATTAAATTTTAGTGTGCCGTCTACATTATACAACTTATTTGTTGTTAAAGATGGTGGTGATGTCATTGAAGGTAAAGTAATTGATCCTTTATTACTTCCTTCATCGGTAATTGTAAGTAAAGAATTACCGGTTGAATTTTTTACTTCAACTTTATCACCGGTTGCAGTTGGTGCATTTGGAAATTTGATATTTGCAGTTTGGGTTGAATCTTTAGAAATTGTTTTAATTTCTTGAGCTTGCAATAAAATTAAATGTGAGAAGGCAAAAGTAAAAAGACAAAATGTAAAAACGTTGTGAAGTTTTGTTAAGTTGTTCATAATAATCCTCATTATCTGATTAAATTTTGCAAGCAAAATAAAAATTGAACAAAATCAAATCAACTAGCTATTAATGTAGTTTTTCAAGGAAGTGAAAAGTCAAAAGTGAAAAGTTAAATGTAAAAACGAAGAGATGTTGAAACGTTAAAAAAGTTAAAATAAGAAATGAGTATAGTTGCCATCAGTCATTCCTGAATGTTTTTACTTGACTACCGAGGCAGTTCGAGAATCTAAAAGTTTTTCTGGATTCCCACTTTCGTAGGAATGACAAATTCTTATTGTCATGCCGGACTCGATCCGGCATCTAAAAACGGAATGGCTTTCCGGGTATAATCAAACCTAGTTGATTCTCATGAGATTCCCGCCCAACTTAAATTAAAGCCGTAGCCATTCCTAAAATTACTTTCTTTACAAACTTATTGCTGATGCACTCATTACACTTAAATGATTTCTATGTTTAACTGAAATAAAATACTGATTTGATGGAGAGTCAAAATGCATCACTCCACCATTTTGAATATTTACTATTCTTCCATCATTAAGCAAATATGCAGACTTTGATTCAATAATATTTGTTTCATCATTTTTGTCCCGCAATTCTACTAGAACCCAATCAACAGCATTTGTTGGAGTTGTTAAAGCTGCTGAACCATCATATGGTGAAGTAGATGGAAGTGTTAATCCATAATTCATATTATTTGAAATATATGGACCTTCTAAAAAGACTTTAAGACTTGCAAAAACTCCGCCATAATTAAATTCATCTGCACCAATAAAAGGAGGATCATTTCTAGTATTTCCATCAATATCGGTCGTTATTCCGGCAATTGAAATTCCGAAAGTCGGTTGAGAAACACTTACAATATGAAGATCAGTATCTGATATGAAAGTAACTATTGCATTGTATGAATTGGTATCTAAACTAAAATCAGTCTTATATTTTGAAAAGGTTGAAGAATATTCTATATTGTTTAAGTTTGCAAAACTGGTTCCATTTGTATTAAGAATATTGTAATTACTTGTTACATTGTTAATTGTTCCAGTTTCAATCCAAGAAACAACATAACCACTCTTGAAATTATTAAAAATATTATTCCTAACATTTACGTTCTCAATTATTCCGCCTGAAGTAGCTTGGTAGCCTAATGCAAATGTCGTTGTATTTACAGTACCAAATAAATTTACGCTGTTAAAATAAATATCAACATTGCTGGAATTTAGTAGATTTATACCGTTATAGTTTGATGCAATAAAATTATTTTTAATTACTCCTCTATTTACTGAACTTCCATCGCACGCATTTAAATGAAGTCTTCCTCCAATAATTTTATTTTCAGATATTATAAAATTGTCTAAACAGTTAAAAAGTGTTAATGCAAAGGACCAATTTGTAGATAATGTATTGTTTTTAATTTGTGGTGCTGTTGAATTTTTTAATACAATATTATCATAATAACTATTTGTTACTGAATTGCCATCGATTAGAATATTGTTAGATAAATTATTATTATTTAAATCCAGATGAATACCATAGGATCCATAATTGATACTATTATTAACTAGCGAGATATTATTCATCTCGCTATTATCAATACAAATAAAATTGCTCTGTTCTAATTCATTAATAACACCAGAATTTGGAATGTTATAACTGTTGAAAGTGTTACCGTTAAACTCTAAGTCACTACAATCATTTTCCAATTTTACGACTGTTGCGAAAGAAGTTCCTCCAGCCGAAAAGTTAAAATTATTAAATGTTAGGTATTTAGCTGAATTAAATTTTAAAACATAATTATCTAAACTACTTGAAGCTGAGTAATTTACTATAACGTTTGGTCCAGCATCGAAGAGTATATTATTAGTTGAATTGCTTCCTACAATATTGCCATCAAAGTTAAATTGTTCATTGTATGTACCATCCAGAACAGTAAACTTTACTGTACCGGCTATTCCTTTAAAATACAGATCATACACTGCATCACTTATTGTTGTGTAATCGCCACCAGATCCAATATCATAAGATCCGTTAAGCGGGCCAAAACCAAATCTAACTAAAGCAAATTCATCATCAGTATTTCCAGCAAGTATTATTTTTCCATCTGATTGAATTCCAATACTATTAGCCATTTCAAAAGTTGATCCACCCATATCATTTATAATAATACCATCTGAATCAAAAGTGTTATCCAATATTCCATTTGTATTATAGCGAACAACAGCAAAATCATTATTTGAAACTCCACCTACTAGAATTTTTCCATCTAATTGAATTGCAAGACTATTTCCACCATCATTGCTTCCCAAATCGGTTGTAACAATTCCATCTGAATCAAAAGTGTTGTCCAATGTTCCATTTGCATTAAATCTAAAGAGAGCAAAATCTTGATTCTTAGAACCAGATATTAAAATTTTTCCATTTGATTGCACTTTTATTTCATGACAATATATCAACTCACCCTGTTGAGTTGTTACAATACCATCACCATCAAATGTATTATCTAATGTTCCGTTTGTATTATATCTAACCATAGCAAATACTGAAGATCCATATAAATTATAGTTAGATCTTCCGCAAATAATAATTTTACCATTTGATTGTATTGCCATACTGTGAGGATAATCTCCAATTATACCTATTGCTGTAGTAACAATGCCGTCTGAATCAAAACTATTGTCTAGCGTCCCATTTGTGTTATATCGAATTACAGTGAATACATATTTCCCAAAACTATTTCTGGAGTAACCGGCAACCACTATTTTTCCATCTGATTGTATTGCAACATTTGTTCCGACATCGTTATTTGATCCAATTGAGGTCAAAACAATTCCATCATTATCGAATGTATTATCTAAAGAACCATTTTCATTAAATCTTAATATTAGAAAACCACTTGAATCTGTAGACCCTGAAATATATCCAGCAACCACAATCTTACCATCAGACTGCAATGCTATACTTTTTGGCACAACTATACCTGAATCACTTGTTACTGTAACTACGCCATCATTATCGAATGTGTTATCTATTGTTCCATCTGGATTATAACGAATTAATACAAAATCTAAATTTGGTCCAAAATAATATCCCGCAACTAGGATTTTCCCATCCGATTGTATTGCCATACTTTCGCAATCCGTCTTAGTTGTGCCAACAGAGGTTTTAACAACTCCATCAGTTCCAAAAGTTATGTCTAAGGAGCCGTCTTGTGCAAAGGACAAGTAAAAAGTGAAAAGAAAAAATGTAAAAATGTTGAAACATAAAGAGGGTAAAACGCAAAATAGTTTAGTTAAGTTTATCATAATAAGCCTCTTTGTCTGGTTTTATTTCAATACAAATGTAATCTCGAAAACGAGTGAAATCAACTAGCTATTAATGTAGTTTTTTAGGGGAGTGAAAAGGGAAAGGGCAAAAGTCAGACCATAAAAAAGTTGAGGTGTTAAGACGTGAAAAAGTTTGAGAAGTTTAAATGAAAAAAGATTACGAAATAATTTCGGATTGACAAGTTTACTCGGTCTCATGCCGGACTTAATCCGGCACCTAATAATTTAATAGATTCCGGCTTTAAGCATAATGGAATGACAAATTATATTTATATTTTGATTACTGATTACTGCTTTTATATCAATCCTTTTTTTAACGCTTTGGATACTGCTTCAGATTGGTTATGAACCTTAAGTTTATCATAAATATTTCTGATGTGATATCTAACTGTGTGAATACTGATAAACAATTCATCTGCAATATTTTTATATCCAGTTCCGTTAGAAATTTTTTGTAAAATTTCAGTTTCTCTTTCAGAAAGATCAATTTTATTGTCTAAATCTTTATCCGAATGAGCAATACGCATTAAGTTAATTACTTTATTTGCAATGCTTGAATTCATTGGTGAACCGCCTTCATGCGCATCTTTTATTGCTTCAATAATTTGTTCCGGCGGTGTTGTTTTGAGCAAATATCCGGAAGCTCCCGCCATTAAAGCTTCAAAAATATTTTTGTTATCCTCATGAACCGTCAGCATAATAATATTAATATTCGGCAATTTATTTTTTATTTTTTTTACTGCTTCAATTCCGCTCATTCCCGGCAATTGAATATCCATCAAAATTATATCCGGTTCATTCTGATCAATTTTTTCAATCAAATCTTCTGCTGTTTCAAAAGCTCCAGCGGAATTAAATCCATCTGAATTTTTAATCAACATTTCTAATCCTTCGCGGATCATTTTTATATCTTCAACTACAGCAGTTTTAATCATAAAAAATTCCGTAAATAATAATGATATATATTTAAGAAAATATGTTAATATTATTTAAATTTTCCCGTTAAATTTAATTACTGTTCCTCTATTAATTTCAGAAATTATTTCACAATTTCCGTTAATTGCTTTTGCTCTATTTTTCATATTTGTTAATCCATTTCCTTTTTCATCTTTGCTCTTTAAATCAAATCCTTTTCCATTTTCTTGATAATGAATACTTAGATTTTTTCCTTTTACAATAATTGTTAATTCTATTTTTGAACATTCACTGTATTTTAAAGAATTATTAATTGCTTCCTTAAATAATAAAAATAAATGTTGACGATAGGTAAGAGGAAGATGAATTTCTTCAATGTTTTCAATTCCATTAATGTTAAAAGAAATATTTGCTTGAGCAAATACTTCTTGATAAGAATCCTGCAATCTTAAGAGCAAATCTTTTAATGAATCTTTTGCCGGATTAACTAGCCAAACTATGTCACTCATATTCCCGACTAATGAACGAGCTGTTACAGAAATATTTTTTAATCCATTTTGCAAATCATTTACATTTTTATTCGTTTTTAGCAATCCACTTAATATTGTAATTTCAGAAAGTCCGGAACCAATTGAATCGTGTAAATCGGCGGAAATTTTTGTTCTTAGTTTTTCAACAGCTAGAAGTTGTCTATATCTAAAAGAAGCAATAAACGCGATTAATGATCCAATTAATACTATGGTTAATGTATAAAACCACCAAGTTTCCCACCAAGCCGGATTTATAACAAATGCTAAAGAAGCAGGCTCGCTCCAATATCCCCATTCATTTTTTGCTTTAATTTCAAAATTATAAATTCCATTATCAAGACTTGTATATTGAACCGAGTTTTCTTTGCTTGTTACCCAATCTTTATCAACTCCAATTAATCTATATTGGTAAATTAGTTTATGAGTATTTGGTATATCAATTCCGGCATAAATAAATTTTAAATAATTCTGATCATAATTTAATTCCTGATTTATTTGAAGAAATTCAAGCGAGAAAGGTTTATTGAAAATTTCAAATCCCGTAATGAAAATTTTAGGCGGAGTAGAATTTATTTTATCTGCAGTTGGATTATATTTGCTTAATCCGGATGTTGTGCCAATCCAAACATTATTTTCATCATCAACAAAAAGTGAAGAAGGATTACAATCATTTCCCGCAAGTCCATCTTCTTTTGTAATATTTCTAATATTTATTTCACCTTTTTCAAACCGAATTATATTTAAACCATTTGGAGTTGTAACGTAAATATTTCGCAAATTATCTTTTTTTACGGCTCTAATTTCATTGCTTAGTAAACCATCTTTAACTGTGATTGAATCTATAATTTCATCTGATAAAATATTTAAACCGTTATGCTGAGTTGCAATAATAATTTTGTCATTATCAATTTCGCATAAATCAGTTACTGTGTTGTGCGATAATCCATTTTCGGTTGAATAGTGTTTAAAATCTCCGTTATTATAAATACTTAATCCTTTACCGTGATAACCGTAAATAATTGACTTATTTTTTGTAACTAAAATTTTAGAAACAAAACTGCTTAGCAAACCATTTTTTTGATTTATTAAAGTTGATTTATCATTTACAATTTTGAAAACACCTTTATAAGTTCCTGCATAAATTGTTGAATCATCAAAAGCGGCAAGTGTAAAAACTGCATTGCTTTGATTATGCATTACATTTCTTACCTGATCAAACTTCAGCAAATTTTTTATTTTACCATTTTCATAAAAATCAATTCCAGCACTTGTTCCTAAATAAATTTTATTGTTATTTTCAAGTAAAGTGACAAAATGTTCATATCCAAAACTGTTTTTATTTTCTAAACGAACTGTATTATTTTCCGTTTGCAATAAAAGGTTTTCATCAGTATTTATAAACTGATTCCCATTTTTTGAAACAAGTATATTGAGAATATTTTTGGCATCTGATTTATCTGAGAAAAAATTTTCAAGTTTATTTGGCTGATAAATTAAAACACCAGAAACCGCACTTGATATTAAAAGTGATTTATTTTTAAGAGCCCAAATAAATAATAATTTGTCATTTGGCAGCCCATTTATTTTTGTTAAAAAATGTATTTCTTTTGTTAAAGAGTTGAAAATACCTAAGCCAAGATCGGTTGCAAAATAACCAATATTATTTTCGTCAAAATAAATATCGCTTATTTTATCTGCCAAATAATTGAGACTTTTATTTACTTCACTTAATCCATTTTGATTTATTATCCAAAATTTATTTTCATCGGTAAAATAAATATTGTCATAATTATCAATTCCAATAGTATTTATAAATTCATTTTGATTGTTTTCATATCCGTATAAAATCTCTAGGTTTTGATTTGAATATTTTAATAAACCATTTCTTGTAGCAATGAATATTTCACCTTTTGAGTTTTCTTTAATATCGTGATATGATGAAGCTGGAATTTCGAAAAGTTTATTGAGATTTACTAAAGTGTTATTTGCTAAAATATGAATGCCATCAGCCGCGCCAAAAAATATTGAATTATTTTTTGCTTTATGCACAACTGTTACAAAT
The nucleotide sequence above comes from Ignavibacteriota bacterium. Encoded proteins:
- a CDS encoding response regulator transcription factor, producing MIKTAVVEDIKMIREGLEMLIKNSDGFNSAGAFETAEDLIEKIDQNEPDIILMDIQLPGMSGIEAVKKIKNKLPNINIIMLTVHEDNKNIFEALMAGASGYLLKTTPPEQIIEAIKDAHEGGSPMNSSIANKVINLMRIAHSDKDLDNKIDLSERETEILQKISNGTGYKNIADELFISIHTVRYHIRNIYDKLKVHNQSEAVSKALKKGLI